The Comamonas piscis region CAAGAGCGTGCATGGCTTTGTGCGCCGCCGCGACCAGTCGCGCGAGTTTGTGCAAGCCTCCGAATTGATGGATGCGGTATTGCCGCTGGTGCGGCTGCAGGCGCGTAAACTCTATGTCGATGTGGCCACCGAGCTGGCGCCCGGTTTGCCGGCCGTCTTTTGCGACCGGACCATGGTCGAGCAGGTGCTGCTCAACCTCAGCCGCAACGGCATGCAGGCCATGGACTATGGCGGCACGCACCCGCGGGTGCTGCAGATGCTGGTGCGGCTGGCGCCCAGCGACGACGGCCGTGATTGGGTGGAGTTTGTGGTGGCCGATGTGGGCGAGGGCATCACCGAAGAGGTGGCCGCCCGCCTCTACACCCCCTTCTTCACTACCAAGGACGAGGGCATGGGCCTGGGCCTGAGCCTCTGCCGCACCGTGGTGGAGCAGCATGGCAGCCATCTGCGCTACCTGCCCCACCAGCCGCGCGGGACCGTTTTCAGTTTTACCCTGCCAACCTGGCGCAACGATTGAAAGTTCAGAGATGCAGCCGCTAGTGAATGCGACCGTGTATATCGTCGATGATGATGCCGAGGTGCGGGATGCGCTGGCCTGGATGCTGCGCTCGCGCCGTCTGCTGAGCGAAGGCTTTGCATCGGCCGAGGCCTTTGAAGCCATGCTGCGCAGCCGACCGCCCCAGGTGGATCCGGCCTGCGCGCTCTTGGATGTGCGCATGCCCGGCATGAGCGGCCTGGCGCTCTTTGATCGTTTGGTCGAGATGGAGGTGATCGCTGCCTTGCCGGTGATCTTCTTGACCGGCCACGCCGATGTGCCGACGGCCGTGGCCACGGTCAAGCGCGGGGCCTTTGATTTTTGCGAAAAGCCGTTTTCCGACAACGCGCTGGTCGACCGCATCGAACATGCGCTGCAGGCATCAAGCGCCTACCTGGACACCCTGCGCTCGCAGCAAGGCGTGCGCGAGCGCGTGGCCGAGCTGACGGACCGGGAGCAGGCCGTCATGCGCCTGGTGATCGATGGCCTGCCCAATAAATTGATTGCCGATGGGCTGAGCATCAGCGTGCGCACGGTGGAAGTGCACCGCGCCCGAGTGTTTGACAAGATGCAGGTCAAATCGGCAGTGGAACTGGCCAACCTGCTGCGCGATCTGGCTTAAATATCGCAGCACACACCAAAGCACGCAGCATCAGAGACAAAAAAGGCGCCCGTTGAACGGACGCCCTTGTGCATGGAGACCAGCGGGTTTTAACGGCCTGGCTGCACTTCACCCACAAAGATTTCGACGCGGCGGTTGTGTGCGCGGCCAGCAGATGTGTCGTTGGTGGCGACTGGCTGGCGCGAACCCATGCCCTGTACCTGGATACGCGCGCCGTTCACGCCGCGCTGGGTCAGGTAGTTGCGTGCGCTTTCTGCACGGGCGAGGGACAGCGGATCGTTGATGCCGTCGTT contains the following coding sequences:
- a CDS encoding response regulator transcription factor → MQPLVNATVYIVDDDAEVRDALAWMLRSRRLLSEGFASAEAFEAMLRSRPPQVDPACALLDVRMPGMSGLALFDRLVEMEVIAALPVIFLTGHADVPTAVATVKRGAFDFCEKPFSDNALVDRIEHALQASSAYLDTLRSQQGVRERVAELTDREQAVMRLVIDGLPNKLIADGLSISVRTVEVHRARVFDKMQVKSAVELANLLRDLA